Below is a genomic region from Nocardioides panacis.
TCCTGCTCGGCGTCCTCCCGGTCGGACGAGCCGCCGCCCTCCTCGTGCCCCGCACTGCACTTCGACGACGTGCGCGGGCCGGTGCCGTCGTACGTCTCCGCGCCGCTCGCGGCGTTCCCCAACGACCAGGCGCTGTGCCGAGGACTCTGGCTGCCGACGGCGGACCGCTGGCTGGTGCCGCAGGGGCTGGCGCTGGACGGTCGGACGGCGTGGGTGAGCGGCTACCGCTGGCGGAAGTCGTACGGCGACCGCCCCTGCCGGCTGCTGCACGTCGACCTGCTCACAGGGCGGCTGCTCGCGTCCGCCGACCGGCTCACCGGGTCCGTGGGGGACCGTGGCGCGACGTTCTGCCGGCACGGCGGCGCGCTGTCGTCGGACCGGCACGGACTCTGGCTGGCGGAGGCGGACCGGCTGTGGCTGGTCGACCCGGCGCGGGTCGGCACCGGGCACGAGGTGCTGCGCGTGTGGCGCACCGAGCGCCCGGTCCGCGGCTCGGCCTTCGTCGACGGCTCGCGCGCGGAGATCGCGCTGGTGTCGTTCTCCGACCGGCACGCCGGCCGCACCCGGTGGTACTCCTTCGACGACCTGCTGGCGGACGGCGTCACCACGCTGGTCGCCGGGCGCCCGACGCGTGCCGACCAGGCCGGGGCGACGCGGACCACCTCGGCGGTCCGTCGGGTGCAGGGCACCACGCGCGGGCCCGGGGGAGTGTGGTCGACGTCCTCGACCTCGACGTGCGGCATGCTCGTGACCCCGGGAGGCCGGCGGGTGGCGTTCGCGCCCGGGGCCGAGGACCTGGAGTTCGACGGCCGGGGCCGGGTGTGGGCGGTCCTGGAGTCCGGCGCCCGGAGCTACCAGCGCGACGGGCGCCCGCTCGTGCCGATGCTGGCCCGCTTCGACGCGCGCTCGCTGCTCTCCGGCCCGGACACGACCTGCTCCTGGTAGCCCGGTCGGGCCCCCACGCGGTTCAGGAGGAGCGGCGCGCCGCCTTCTCGTCGTACATCGCGGCGTCGGCACGGTCGAGCAGGGCGGCGGGGGAGTCGGCCGGCCCGAGGCCGCGGGAGGTCCCCACCGAGGCGCCGAGCCGGACCACCCGGCCGTCCGGCAGCTCCACGGGGCCGTTCAGCGCCGCGCGCACCCGGTCGGCCACCTCGGTGAGCCCGTCCTCGTCGCCGATCCCGTCCTCCACGAGCACCACGAACTCGTCGCCGCCGAGCCGCGCCACGAGGTCGGTGGCCCGCACGGAGCCGAGCAGCCGGTCGGTCACCTTGCGGAGCAGGGCGTCCCCGGCGGCGTGGCCGAGCGTGTCGTTGACCTGCTTGAACCCGTCGAGGTCCACGAACAGCACGCCCGGCGCGGTGATCGAGCGGTCCATCCGGGCGAAGGCCCGGTCCAGGGACTCCAGGAACAGCGACCGGTTCGGCAGCCCGGTCAGCGGGTCCCGGGTCGCGGCGTGCGCCAGCGCTCCGGCGGCCCGTCGCAGCTCCAGCAGGCGCACGGTCGCCGCGGCCAGGTCGCGCAGCCGCTCGATCTGCAGCCGGGTCAGCTGCGAGGCCTCGGGGGCGAACGCGCACAGCGTCCCGACGACCTGGTCGTCCCCGACGATCAGCGGCGCGGCGACGTACAGCCGGATGTTCGCCAGCTCGCCGGTGACGTGCGGGTTGTCGGCGAAGACCGCGTCCAACGACGCGTCCGGCGTGTAGGTGACGTCCCGCGACAGGATGCTGTAGCCGCACATCGACTCGTCGCGGTGCACCTCGGTGGGCTCGGCGCCGTACGTCGAGGCCTGCCACTGCCGGTCCCGGTCGATGAGGTTCAGCACGGCGGTCGGGGTCCCGCAGATGTACGACGCGAGGCGGGTCAGCCCGTCGAGCTCGGCGTCCTGGGGACGGTCGAGGACGTCGAGCCCGTGCAGCACCGCGAGCCGCTGCTCCTCGTTGCTGGGGCGCGGCCAGGACGAGGAGGGGGTCACGGCTGAGAGTGTGTCAGGTTCTCGGCCTCGTGAGCGCCGTGACAGCCTCCTCGAACAGCCGGGTGTGCAGCGCGACGTCGGCCGCCGACGTGTCGGGACACATCAGGGCCATGTTGTGGAACGGCGTGATCAGCACGCCCCGGTTGGCCATGAACAGGTGGAGGTACTCGTCGAGCTCGTCGTCGGCCGCCGCCGCGGAGTCGCTGCCGGTGCGCGGGGCGGGGGCGGCGAACCGGTACTCCGCCCGGGCCCCGAGCTGCTGCACCGTCCACGGGACGCCGGTGCGGTCGAGGGTGGCCTGGACGCCGGCGGTGAAGTCGCCGGCCAGCGCGACCATCCGCTCGAAGGCGGTCTCGGTGAGCACGTGCTCGAGGGTGGCCCGCATGGCGGTGACCGAAAGTGCGCTGCCGGCCAGCGTCCCGCCGACCCCGCCGACGTCGACGAGGTCCGCGTCGTCGCGGGACATGGCGGCCGCCGCGACCTCGCGGGTCAGGCCGTAGGCGCCGCTGGGGATCCCGCCGCCGATGCTCTTGCCGATCACGAACAGGTCCGGCTGCAGGTCCCACAGCGCGGTCGCGCCACCCGGACCGGCCGAGAACGTGTGCGTCTCGTCGATCATCAGCAGGGCGCCGTACCGCGTCGCCAGCTCGCGCAGGCCCGACAGGAACCCGGGCTCGGGCAGCACGATGCCGATGTTGGTCAGCGCCGGCTCGGTGAGGATCGCGGCCACGTCGCCCGCCCGCAGCTG
It encodes:
- a CDS encoding sensor domain-containing diguanylate cyclase, producing MTPSSSWPRPSNEEQRLAVLHGLDVLDRPQDAELDGLTRLASYICGTPTAVLNLIDRDRQWQASTYGAEPTEVHRDESMCGYSILSRDVTYTPDASLDAVFADNPHVTGELANIRLYVAAPLIVGDDQVVGTLCAFAPEASQLTRLQIERLRDLAAATVRLLELRRAAGALAHAATRDPLTGLPNRSLFLESLDRAFARMDRSITAPGVLFVDLDGFKQVNDTLGHAAGDALLRKVTDRLLGSVRATDLVARLGGDEFVVLVEDGIGDEDGLTEVADRVRAALNGPVELPDGRVVRLGASVGTSRGLGPADSPAALLDRADAAMYDEKAARRSS
- a CDS encoding transaminase, which codes for MAPHDLDRARLVALLDVERATYTRTHPRSAEQYARADHLFGRVPMTWMNMWSGGFPLYLDRARGNRVVDVDGQEYVDFAMGDTGAMAGHSPGATVEAVTARMRDLGGITTMLPTADAEWVGAELARRFGLPLWSFTLTATDANRWAIRIARLVTGRPKILTFAYCYHGSVDEAFAVPGPAGQAVAREGLVGAPVALSETTRVAEFNDLAGVEEQLRAGDVAAILTEPALTNIGIVLPEPGFLSGLRELATRYGALLMIDETHTFSAGPGGATALWDLQPDLFVIGKSIGGGIPSGAYGLTREVAAAAMSRDDADLVDVGGVGGTLAGSALSVTAMRATLEHVLTETAFERMVALAGDFTAGVQATLDRTGVPWTVQQLGARAEYRFAAPAPRTGSDSAAAADDELDEYLHLFMANRGVLITPFHNMALMCPDTSAADVALHTRLFEEAVTALTRPRT